CCCAACCAGGCAAGTCATCCTGATCTCTGCACCTGGGACAGCCAGCTTGTCTAGCTGAATGGAGGAGAACACTTGAACTCCATACTTGCAAGGATTCTTAGGGAGAGGAGGGCGGCCCAATACCTGCACTCTTCCAAGGTCACAAGGCTGGGTCTGGAATTTGGGCCCACGGGTGGCAGGGTCAGCCCTCAAGTGCTTCCAGGTACCACCACCAAAGCCAGGAAGGGCCAGCACCTAGACCTGCACTGCGCAATACAGTGTTGCTACTGAAGACCTAGCAGGTGACTAGTCCACATTTAGAGAAGCTGTAAGTGTAAAACACACTCCAAATTGTAAAGCTTTCATGTGAAAGGAGAgtaaaacatctcaatttttacattgattatatgttgaaatcataATATTTTTGATACGTTGGGTTATCATTCAAATTAAcctcacctgtttctttttactttattaatgtggctactagaaaatttaaaattacatatgtggcttgcaCCATATTTCTAATGGAGAGCACTGATTTATACAAATCCCCATTTGGACTGAACCAAGTTCACACGTCTTCCTGTACAGGATAGTACagtcccaaaaataaaaaataaaaattaccaatgGTTTTCATACAGTCTTCTTTTTCACACCCCGGCCCTTCCCTAttaagtttatacagaaagaggcTGAGTTTCTCTTGCCATAACTCACTTGCtcaaagatttttattaaaacagtCCATCTGAACACTCCTATTTATCTGAAAGCTGTGAATGGAGCCTCTGAAATATTTAATGCTGAAAGTTTTTGCTCCAGAATCGAAATTTAAAGATTTCTCAAGGGAAAGGGGGAGAGTTATTGGACTTTCTCTAATTTTAGTGAGCCTGCTACTTAAGCAAGATacaaaatgaagttaaaattcCAATTTCTTTCTAAAGCTCACTTTACTGACTGCCCcaacttaatttttctctttcctttttgcaTGGGGAAGGCTGCTGAGGTGTAGCAGGGGGTGCTGGGGATGGAAGAGCCCTCCTCAGCTACTGAAAGGTGTCACCAACGGGGTCCCTGAGTCCTCACATCTCCTTAAACTTCAGTTCACCCATTGGGTCCAGGGCTGCGTGATGACAAGAAACAgtggacaaatgaatgaatgtatttatAATTGCCTTATAATGGAAAACCAGATTTATGACTGGACAGTAACAGCCATGAAATTACCAGCACATCCTGCTCAAAAGTTCAATAAGTTAGGATATAATTGCTGCCTGGAGCCAATCCTGGGACTTTAGGTTAGACGCTTGGCCATGAACTCTTTTCCGTTCCCTAGAACAGCGGCTAGGCTTTGGGTGGCTACTCAGAGGCCCTGGGTGGCCCACCATTGCTGCCAAATACGCAGGGCAGCATCCAAGATGATGGGGCCCTGAATGATAACCCGGGGGCGGTGAATAGAGTCCTGCAGCCCTCTGGTGTAACAGATTGGGGAGACTGAAGGTTCAGGTGATGGGACTGGAGTGCTGAGGCACAGTTCAACTCGGAGCTAGGTCTCAAGTTCTCAGAGACAGGGAAAACCAGCCCAGGTCAACCACAGCAGAGATTTctccaatttaaaaaagaagaaaaggctaTTTCTTTTGCAAATTTGTCCTCCTCACTTTAAGAATAAAGGCGCTACCGGAGCCTTTTACTGTAGTAACGCAGTTAAAGGCACTAGAGGCCGAACCGCGTAAAAAAGCCCGAGTTTCTGGCAGCACATGGAAGGCTGAAACTGATTCCCCACAATCTGGATCCTGGTCTCTGGTGTTGACACTACGCTGCCCTCTGGTTACCGCCAAGGACCCTCCCCGATAGAATGCCAGAAAGCATCCCCTTTGGGGGCTTCGCTCCATCGAGGGTCCCTGTGCCAGTCCAAGGGCTCTAGCTGCCTAGCCCCACCTCCACCCATTTACAGAGTACACCGGGTGCCTACGCTGTGCGCGGGCAGACCGAGCCTCTGTGGCCTGCTCTGTCTTTTCCACGTGAGTCCCAATTGAGTCCTCTCTCCATTCCTGTTCTCAGGTTGCGGGGAACGTATGAACAGCCGATGTGTCTATGAGTTTTCGTCCCTACGCTCGGCTCACATGGCGGACACGAACCGATCTATCCCACCGGGATAGGCGGCAGCATGGCGAGCATGGTAGGCGCCTGCACTGGCCCCTCCGAGCTGCCCGCCAGGGTTGTAGCAGGGCCCCAGCGCTCCGAACTGGCCGGGCGACGTGCGCCCGTAGAAGTCCACCGTGGTCTCCACGCCGCCACTGCTGCCGCCCGCGGTGGGCGAAGCAGGTCCCGCCAGGCGGCCAGCAGCGGCAAAGATCGCACTGCCGGCGCCCTGCGGGTACGCGCCGTCCGGGCCCGCGTAGGCAGCCGCATAGGCCGAGGGGTTGGCCGGCCGGGCCCCGGTGCAGCCTGCGGGCTGGTAGCCGGTGGTGGTAGCTGGGGCGCCGGCGGAGGCAAAGGCGCAAGAGCCGCCGGGCCCCGACGGTGCGGGCCCCAGCTCTGGGCTGAGAGGCCGCTCAGGAACCAGGCCGAAGACGCGGCAAGGGCCGGGCGACGCCGCGGGGTAGTAGACTGGAGGCGGAGCGGCCAGCGACGGCGGCGCGTAGCCCGCATAGACGGCGCCCGGGTAGGGGGGGCGCGCGGCGGGCACCGCGCCCGGGAAGATGGCGGCGGccgcggcagcggcggcggctgcCGCGGCCGCCGCGTCGTGCATGTAAGCCGGGTAGGTGGAGAGGTCCGAGCGCTTGAAGCGCTTGCGGCGGCGCAGGAAGCTGCCGCTCTCGAACATGTCCTCCGCGTTGGGGTCGAGCGCCCAGTAGTTGCCCTTACCCGGGCGGCCGGCCTCGCGCGGGATCTTGAGGAAGCAGTCGTTGAGTGTGAGGTTGTGGCGGATGCTGTTCTGCCACTTTTTGGGGTTGTCGCGGTAGAAGGGGAAGCGCTCGGTGATGAACTTGTAGATGCCGCCCAGCGTGAGGCGGCGCTCGGGCGCGTGCGCGATGGCCATGGCGATGAGCGCGATGTAGCTGTAGGGCGGCTTCCCGCGCTGCAGGGGGCGCTTGCGGCGCCGCCCGCCCGCCCCGCGGCCCGCGGCCTCCCCTGGGACCCCGGCCCCTGCTGCGGTCTCGCCGCGCTCTTCCTTCACCGCAGCCAGCACCTCtggctgcggcggcggcggcccgcTCTCGGCAGTCATGGCGCGGCCGTCCCGCACCCCCGGGCTCTGGATCCCCGCGGCTgtcggggggcgggggcgggcctGGCGTCCCCGGAACGGACGCTCGGCTCCTCTGCGGAGAGCTCAGGGGATCGTCGCGGGCTGGCCCCGAGAGCCCAGCGGCCCAGGCTAGCGCGCGCTGGAGGCTCGGCGTCCGTCGTCTGGGGCTGGCGCGGTGCAGACAGAGGCTCGGGAGTGACCCGCCAGCCGACGGCTCAGCCCGCGTGGGGCAGCTCGAGGCGGGCAGCGGCGGTGGCCTCGCGACCACTCTGGTCGCCGGCTGAAGGGTCCCTTGCGCGCTGGTGCCGGGCGGTCGAGGGGTCCAGAAGTGATCCCTGGGTTGGGGTGGCTGCAGCTGGTCTGTGGTGCCCGCTGGTTTAGGATTACTACCTAGGTTGTGCGCGCAGAAGAGGCTTCGGGCTCGAAGGCCAGAGCGAGGGCAGTTAGTACAGGCGCTGGGCGATCTGGCCGGGGCCGCCCATGCCCTGCCCCCGAGGCCAAGGCGGCGGTAAGCGCCACGGGCAGAGAGGCGAGGCGGGGGCAGCGAGGTCGGGGCGCGGGCCCAGGCGGGGCGACCTGAGGCTGGTCCTCTCCACGGCGTGGGTCTCCAGCCCTGCGGACCGCTGGCGAGGCGCTCCCCTGCGCACTCCGGGACCGGCTCCTCCCTCTGCCAGCTTCCCCTCCTTAAAGGCGCCAGGAAGCGTGGGGCGGCACCGGTTCCCTGCCCGCCCCCCGACTGCCCGCCCCCCGGGGCCCAGGCGCACCTCCCCAGGTAGGAGCAGCTGTGGCGGCGCGGTAGGAGCCCCACAACGTCAGGGCGGGGAGGGCGCTTGGAGATCCCCCGGGTCGGCCCCCTTCCGCGCCCCGATCGACTGAGGCCCGGAGAGTTCAGGAAtcggctggggagacctcagcgCCTGAACTCGGAGTTTTCGGACTTTTCAGGCCTCTGCCAAGGCCTGGGACTCGCAGGTGAAAGGACGGGCTCATCTCACTTTTTTGTCCTGAGAGGGTGAGAATTGGCCGAGAGGGAGCTTGGTTTTTGTGGGAACGCGGAGGGAGAAATTCCGGGAGACCGGCTCCCAGGGCCTTTCAGGATGGTTTCCAAACCCCATTCGTGGCTGCCACAGCCACTTGGCACTCCAGTCCCCCCATCTAAGAATGAGTATTCTTAGGCCCGAAAGAGAAGGTCACTTGCCATGGCCCCACTGCGACTT
The nucleotide sequence above comes from Symphalangus syndactylus isolate Jambi chromosome 3, NHGRI_mSymSyn1-v2.1_pri, whole genome shotgun sequence. Encoded proteins:
- the FOXE1 gene encoding forkhead box protein E1, whose translation is MTAESGPPPPQPEVLAAVKEERGETAAGAGVPGEAAGRGAGGRRRKRPLQRGKPPYSYIALIAMAIAHAPERRLTLGGIYKFITERFPFYRDNPKKWQNSIRHNLTLNDCFLKIPREAGRPGKGNYWALDPNAEDMFESGSFLRRRKRFKRSDLSTYPAYMHDAAAAAAAAAAAAAAIFPGAVPAARPPYPGAVYAGYAPPSLAAPPPVYYPAASPGPCRVFGLVPERPLSPELGPAPSGPGGSCAFASAGAPATTTGYQPAGCTGARPANPSAYAAAYAGPDGAYPQGAGSAIFAAAGRLAGPASPTAGGSSGGVETTVDFYGRTSPGQFGALGPCYNPGGQLGGASAGAYHARHAAAYPGGIDRFVSAM